The following DNA comes from Sphingorhabdus sp. M41.
GAAAGTTCGTCTGACCGGAATCCGGAAGACAAGGGCAATATTGTCAGGGCTATTGCAGGCGCAGCCGAGAGGCAGGAGTCCCAGTCGTCACAAAGCACTGCACCTTTGACGTCATGGTCTTTGAGCAAGTCAAAGATGCGCGCGCGCGAACCTTTGCTATAGCTGGCGACTATGGCGGTGGTTCCGGATTTTGTCAGACTGTTGAGATGGCCGCTCAAAGCCTGATAGATATTCTCATTGCGCGCTCGCTCCGGAGAAAAATCGCGCGGCGACGACACCGACATTGACATGACGGTTTCAGATTCGGGTTCGTCAAATTCGCTCAATATGTGGATTGGCGCATCATCCTCGCGGGACCGCCATTCATCTGCTGTCAGGTAAAGCATTTCTGGTGGCAGCGGGCGGTAGCTAGACAGATTGGCCTTGTCGGCTTCAACTCGGTTCTTGTGATAGTCTGCAATGGCAGCAAATTGCGCTTCTGCTGCCGCGGAACCGGCTGCATCCCGTAGAATTAGCGAATCTGCTTCCAAATAATCGAAAATCGTAGCCAGCCGGTCTTCGAGAAGCGGCAGCCAATGCTCCATGCCCGCCAATCGGCGTCCATCCGAGATCGATTGATAGAGAGCATCGCCTGTCGAAACGGCACCGAATAAATCCCGATAGCGGGTACGGAAGCGGGTGATGCTATCGGCGTCTAGCAGGAACTCCGATACCGGAAGCAGATCGAGCCCGTCTATGTTGCCTACCGTACGTTGGTCTGCAGGATCGAACTGCCGCAAGCTCTCTACCTCGTCACCGAAAAGGTCTATTCGGATGGGTAGCTCGGCACCTGGCGGAAATAGATCGATCAACCCACCGCGGGCCGCAAATTCGCCGCTGTCGGCTACAGTGTCTACCCGGACGAAGCCGTTTGCATAGAGGAAAGATATCAGTTTTTCCTGTTCAACAATCGTGCCGGGTGCGAGTCGGGTGACAAACTCCTTGATTCGTGAGGGTGTCAGCACCCGCTGGGTTATCGCGTTGACTGTTGTGACCACCAATTGCGCGCCGGTGAACGGCATGGCCAACTTGGACAGCGCCGCAAGCCGGTCCGAAGTGGTATGTAGCGCCGGGGATGCCCGATCATAAGGAAGGCAGTCCCAAGCGGGGAATTCGATAATCTCCAGCTCTGGTGCAAAAAAACGGGCAGCTTCGACAATAGCGCTCATCGCCGCATCATCGGTAGCAATGAACATCGTACGGCGACCGGAATGGACCGCCATTTCTGACAGAAACAGAGGGCGATAGCCGGTTGGCACACCGGCTAGCGTCATGCCTTTTTCTGAGGACAATAATTTATCTAGATAAGACACTCAAAATCGCTTCTGGATATAGGACAGGAATATTATTTCGTTGCATCGATATAGTCGAGTTGCTGCATGTTCGCCATTTCCGGCCCGTCAAAAGCCGGAGGAACAGGCAGTGTCCCAATCGCCCAGGCCATGACATCCACGTCATCTTCGACGAGCAGCCTCTCGAACCAGTCCAATTCCTTGTCGGACCAGTCCTGGCTATAGCGATCAAAAAAACCGCCTATCAAAAAGTCGGCTTCACGTGTTCCGCGATGCCAGGCGCGAAATTGCAGCCGTTTCAGCCTTGTTTCGCGATCCATATTTGTTGCTCCAACTTGGCTGGCATAATGAGCCAGCGACGGTATAAAGGCGGATAGACATGCGGCCCGAGATACTCAATCCATTATTTGGCGAAACCCAGTCGCTCAAAGGCGTCGGCAAGGTGCTGGTCAAGCCGCTCGAGAAGCTGCGACTGACCCGCGTCAAGGATCTGCTCTACCATCAACCGAGCTACTGGATGCACCGCAAACGCGTCGAGGAACTGGATGAAATCGATGTTGGTGAGACGATCATCGTTGAGGTGACGCCGGTCGACTATCGCACAGGCGGTCCGCGCAGCCCCCTGCGGGTCCACGCCACCGACAAGGCTGGCAATTATATCAGCCTGACCTTTTTCGGACGGAACCCGGGCTGGCCCAAGAAATTACTGCCGCTGGGCGAGCCCAAGGTCATTTCCGGAAAGCTCGAACGTTATGGTGATGAGTTGCAGATGGTCCATCCTGACCAGGTGCTCGACCCCGGACAGGGGGACGACATCGCGCTTCTGGAACCAATTTATCCATTGGCCGACGGGCTCGGCAATGTACGGATGAAGCAGTTGGTCGGGCAGGCGCTGGCGCTTGCTCCATCCCTGCCGGAATGGATCGAACCGAGCCAGCTGGCTGCGAAAAACTGGAAGAGTTGGAAGGATAGCATCGTCGCGCTTCATCGCGACGAAAGCGAAAATAGCAGTGACAGGCTCGCCTATGACGAAGTATTTGCCAACCAGCTCGCCTTCATGCTGGTGCGCGCCAGCAACCGGAGCAAGAAAGGTATCCCTATTCAAGGTGATGGCAGGCTTCGCGATCAGTTGAAGCTGCCGTTCGAGCTGACCAATGCCCAGAAGCGCTGCATTACCGAAATTGAGGGCGATCTTGCGCAAAGCGCACCGATGTTGCGGTTGCTTCAGGGTGATGTCGGATCGGGAAAGACGCTGGTGGCGCTAATGGCGCTGCTGTCAGCGGTGGAAGCGGGATACCAAGGCGCTTTTCTCGCCCCGACTGAAATATTGGCACGTCAACATTTTCAAGGTCTGCAGAAATTACTAACCGGTTTGCCGGTGAACATTGCCATATTGACCGGGCGCGACAAGGGCAAGATTCGCGAGGCGACACTAATGGGTCTGATGGACGGGTCCATCAACATCCTGATAGGGACCCACGCGATTTTTCAAGAGCATGTCCGGTACAAGAATCTCGCGGTGGCCGTTATTGATGAACAGCATAAGTTCGGTGTTTCGCAGCGCCTCATGCTGACCCAGAAAGCCGATCGCACACCGCATTTGCTGGCGATGACCGCCACACCCATCCCGCGAACCCTGACGCTCAGTCAATATGGAGAAATGGATGTCTCCCGTATTGACGAGCTCCCTCCTGGACGCCAATCCATTGATACCAGCGTGATTTCCGATGCACGCTTGCCGGATGTAGTGGAAGGGTTGGCTCGCCATATAGCTTCTGGCGGCCAGGCCTACTGGGTTTGTCCCTTGATCGACGAAAGCGAAAAAAGCGATCTTGCTGCGGCAGAAGACCGGGCTTCCGCCCTGAAGGTGCGGTTTGGCGATCAGGTCGGTCTGGTGCATGGCCGGATGAAGGGGCCCGAGAAAGACTTGGTGATGGGGCGCTTTCAGCGTGATGAAATCAAGATCCTCGTTGCCACTACGGTTATCGAAGTCGGGGTGGATGTACCCAATGCCAGTCTTATGATCATCGAAGCGGCAGATCGCTTTGGATTAGCCCAGTTACACCAGCTCCGCGGCCGCGTAGGGCGGGGAAGCGTCAAATCCAACTGCCTGTTGATTCGCGGTGAGACATTGAGCGAAACGGCGCGCGCCCGACTTACCCTGATGCGCGAGACGAATGATGGCTTCCGGATCGCGGAAGAAGATCTTCGATTGCGCGGGGCAGGGGAATTATTGGGGACGCGTCAATCGGGGGATGCCGGCTTTCGCATTGCCACACCGGCGCAAGTCAGTGATTTTATCGGAGCAGCTACTGATGATGCACGGCTGTTGCTTGACCGCGATGGTGGTTTGGCGAGCGAAAGAGGGCAGGCGGCGCGGATCGCGCTTTACCTGTTCGAGCGCGATTGGGGCGTCAGTCTGTTGCGAAGCGGATAAAGCCTAGATACCGTTGATTTTGTCTAGCATCGCATAGAAATCTGGTTCTCGGATCACCCGCTCGAACGTAAATCCTTGGCGTCCTTGATGAGACCAAGCAAGATGGGCTTCGATACGCCCGGCAACAGGTAGGTGAACGATTACCCGGTCTCCCTTTTCCCTGTCGATCGAGGCAGCGAGCATCATGCCGTTGGCGGAAATATTGGCGATGCGTACACGGATTTCCTGATGAGGATGATATTCGCAAATGGTCTCAAAATCGATCGAAAAAC
Coding sequences within:
- a CDS encoding FAD assembly factor SdhE, with amino-acid sequence MDRETRLKRLQFRAWHRGTREADFLIGGFFDRYSQDWSDKELDWFERLLVEDDVDVMAWAIGTLPVPPAFDGPEMANMQQLDYIDATK
- a CDS encoding PilZ domain-containing protein translates to MTGPPPQTVCDIRRATRFSIDFETICEYHPHQEIRVRIANISANGMMLAASIDREKGDRVIVHLPVAGRIEAHLAWSHQGRQGFTFERVIREPDFYAMLDKINGI
- the recG gene encoding ATP-dependent DNA helicase RecG, with the translated sequence MRPEILNPLFGETQSLKGVGKVLVKPLEKLRLTRVKDLLYHQPSYWMHRKRVEELDEIDVGETIIVEVTPVDYRTGGPRSPLRVHATDKAGNYISLTFFGRNPGWPKKLLPLGEPKVISGKLERYGDELQMVHPDQVLDPGQGDDIALLEPIYPLADGLGNVRMKQLVGQALALAPSLPEWIEPSQLAAKNWKSWKDSIVALHRDESENSSDRLAYDEVFANQLAFMLVRASNRSKKGIPIQGDGRLRDQLKLPFELTNAQKRCITEIEGDLAQSAPMLRLLQGDVGSGKTLVALMALLSAVEAGYQGAFLAPTEILARQHFQGLQKLLTGLPVNIAILTGRDKGKIREATLMGLMDGSINILIGTHAIFQEHVRYKNLAVAVIDEQHKFGVSQRLMLTQKADRTPHLLAMTATPIPRTLTLSQYGEMDVSRIDELPPGRQSIDTSVISDARLPDVVEGLARHIASGGQAYWVCPLIDESEKSDLAAAEDRASALKVRFGDQVGLVHGRMKGPEKDLVMGRFQRDEIKILVATTVIEVGVDVPNASLMIIEAADRFGLAQLHQLRGRVGRGSVKSNCLLIRGETLSETARARLTLMRETNDGFRIAEEDLRLRGAGELLGTRQSGDAGFRIATPAQVSDFIGAATDDARLLLDRDGGLASERGQAARIALYLFERDWGVSLLRSG